The Henckelia pumila isolate YLH828 chromosome 2, ASM3356847v2, whole genome shotgun sequence genome includes a window with the following:
- the LOC140884966 gene encoding basic blue protein-like, translated as MAAKAITFLALLLQIIPAAVYGANIIVGGTGGWSLSVNYDTWAKGQTFTAADTLVFNYGPTHSVDEVSQADYQNCNTDNPIASYSPSPTSIPLTAAGTRYFICPRSDHCSRGMKLAVTVTNGTTPSPPSSTTPSPPASGTSPSTPAPPPPSGATVVLAGWNSLFVGALVVVAALFGVVG; from the exons atggCGGCCAAAGCTATTACTTTTCTTGCCCTCCTCCTCCAAATTATTCCGGCAGCCGTGTACGGTGCCAACATCATTGTCGGAGGCACCGGCGGGTGGAGCCTGAGTGTCAATTATGATACCTGGGCTAAAGGCCAAACTTTTACCGCCGCAGACACGCTTG TGTTCAACTACGGTCCCACCCATTCCGTGGACGAAGTAAGCCAAGCCGACTACCAAAACTGCAACACCGACAACCCCATCGCTTCATACAGCCCGAGCCCGACTTCCATCCCGCTCACCGCAGCGGGGACGAGGTATTTCATCTGTCCCAGATCCGATCACTGCTCTCGAGGCATGAAACTGGCAGTCACGGTCACCAACGGAACCACCCCATCACCGCCTTCAAGCACCACGCCGTCGCCTCCGGCCTCAGGCACCTCTCCATCTACCCCAGCACCTCCACCACCCTCCGGTGCGACTGTCGTTTTGGCCGGCTGGAATAGTCTCTTTGTCGGGGCGTTAGTGGTCGTGGCCGCCTTGTTTGGAGTCGTTGGCTAG